The Helianthus annuus cultivar XRQ/B chromosome 15, HanXRQr2.0-SUNRISE, whole genome shotgun sequence genomic sequence CGTACCTGAAGGGATCGGGTTCGAAACCTCTGAATCGTCTCGGTTTTCTCTGAAATCGTCTTGGTAAAACCGAACATGGTCATACCACAAACCGCAACTCATTGCTCGCATATCCCACCAAGTTTGATTCAACACGAACTTATTATAAGTCGTTAGAAGATCCTCCAAGCATTTTTCGCAATCCAACTTACTTATATCTCGACGACATTGACCCAGCCCATACCTCTTCCCATCACTTCCAACATCAACAACACCCATCTCAAACATCAACGGTTGACTTGAAACATTTCCTATTAAAGATTGCATCATCGAAAACCCTTTCGAAAACACCAAAGGGTCGTCGAAGTTATCGCCACCATTACTCGATGACGATGAGCTATCCCAAAGTTCACCAAAGAAACTATCGTTTGAGAACCCTAAGCTGCACAAACTCAAATACGTCACCAACGATTTGCTCTCGGGACAACTCGTTAATGACGCAGTGATAGTGTCATTCAAACACTTGCCGCATGTTTTAGGAGAAACATCCGCACGACACCACGCTAGACCATAAACTCGATCCGAACCATTCCCAACACTAGTATTGAAGAAACCATTTTGAAGAGGCACGTTTTTGGCTAGCGAATCCAACAACGTTCTACGGTTTGATTTGTAGATAGTATCCATAGATGAGTTTTGAGCTGGTAAACACTCGGAACTCGTAGGATGAATACCATCTATACAAGTAACATAACCAAAGCTTGTGATAATAAACAACATTGTCCATGACATGAGCTTTCCCATTTTCGGATAATGATTATTTTTCTTACTCTTTGGGTTACTTATAATCGACTTTTAAATTAATAATCAAGTACGAAAGTCAACTTGGTTTTGAATTTGACCATATAAACCCAGGGGCAGTTTGTTGAAAACAGTATGCTTCTTATAAAAAGTCAAAACGATAATATATATCATATTTATTGCTAAACTGTGGGGTATTAGATAAAATAAAAAGGCATACCTATTAGACCATATGTAATGGGGTTTTATAAGGACATAAAAGATTTTGATAATGTTCTTAGGAGACACGGGGTGGCACGTTATTTTATCGTGATAAAGTCTATCACGCGTTAGCACACCGCCGCCTCCATTCCTTCACGCGTTATAAATTCAACGGCGTGCATTTTATAACTCTTTGAACTTTTGAATAAAGGCTGCATGGGCATCTCTTCAAGTGACACGTGTGGAACTTTTGAATAAAGGCTGCATGGGGTGATAGAATTCAAATGACACCTGTACATCACACACGAAATATGGGATATATAATATTGGGTGATAGAattcatcactagtgataccaccccgcctacatttctatcactagtgatagaaatttggttgatgacatggcatgatatGATTGGACAATGGGAGTGATagtttctatcactagtgaaccacccagTGTCCCCTTACACCATTactcatgggcattataggggcatgaagagtgaggggcatttctataataatgcccaaagagaagaaaaataatggaaagtaataaatgaaatgggcattaaccattacaccttttttaaaaaggcattatgatgatgatgtggtgaaaaatgccccttagtgggcattaaccattacctatggtctTAATATGGTTTTGTACTTTTGTTCAAAATACGTATAGCTTTTTACTTGCCAATTGTATTCTAAATCTTGAGGGCTTTTTTTATCGAATACCGGTGGAGTGTGCTTATATAAGTCGCTCGTTTGGATTTCTAAATTCTAATACAACGCAAACAAAACAATAATCTTGTGAGTTGTGTTTAGTTAAACTGGTTCATGTTAGTTTTAAGTCGACATGTTAGTTTTTATAAGTATAGAAAATATATGTCACTATGTGATGACTTTAGCTAAGTAAGTATTTTAATAGATTAAGGGGTTGTTTGGGAATTTcggaatggttaagtgctgaaccagtaataggtctgaaccagtaagagatctgaatcATTAAAATCCAGTATAATACTTAACTatttagagacaaatgtctgaccaatttagattagaggtcttaactattcagactcagtataatgcttaaccattcaaaagtaaatgtttgaaccattcagatatctgctcgctaaacaaacagtctgaaccattaaatgttgaaccagtaaaaggtctaAACTATTAAGGACAATTAAACTAAACAAACATCGCTTCTTTTTTTCTTGAAATCGTTTTAATTAGAAAGTGTAACATAAAATATGCTTAAAAGTTGCCATTCTATAAATGTGATAATATAAAtgtacaaaaatgtacaaaaatgtAAACAATTGAAAGGATAATAGATTTATTTTAGTTTAagaatattattttataatatttatacattttttatttattatttaagaTTACCAAAACAAAATGTAGGGTGTCAACTCACGTTCATTATAATCGGTTTTAATTTATTACATGTTTTGAATATGATAAGATTAGTATTTTCAAGATAACTATTCCATGATCCAAGATCAAATTGATCGGTATTGCTTTTAAGTAATATGATATTTATAATCCATCGATGGGAGGAGTCCTTTTGGTTTTCTTTGTGAAGATAAATGACCTAGCTAAGAGTAATTTTGGGTTGAATGTcataaaaaaaatagtaaatcgTTGCCTCGTACAATACAAGAACAATATGAAAT encodes the following:
- the LOC110907016 gene encoding cysteine-rich repeat secretory protein 38; the protein is MSWTMLFIITSFGYVTCIDGIHPTSSECLPAQNSSMDTIYKSNRRTLLDSLAKNVPLQNGFFNTSVGNGSDRVYGLAWCRADVSPKTCGKCLNDTITASLTSCPESKSLVTYLSLCSLGFSNDSFFGELWDSSSSSSNGGDNFDDPLVFSKGFSMMQSLIGNVSSQPLMFEMGVVDVGSDGKRYGLGQCRRDISKLDCEKCLEDLLTTYNKFVLNQTWWDMRAMSCGLWYDHVRFYQDDFRENRDDSEVSNPIPSGGEKWYKGDMTLVFVAFLVLHWI